In Haladaptatus cibarius D43, the sequence GAGCGCTTTCAACCAGTTTTAGCTGGATGGGATATTTCGGATCCTTCGTCGTCGGGGTTTCGTACATCGTGACCGGAATCGCACTACTTCGGCGGTTCGACGAATCATCCTCTCTGTTGCCTCTCGTAGTACCACTGCTGGCGGTACTCGTTTCTTGGGTCAGCCACGTCATGATTTTCGACTCACCAGAAGGTGCATCCGTGAGCGCGATGTTCGCGCTTCCGCTCGGAATGGCGTTTCCGCTCGGGGCCGCAACGACCACCAGACGACGGTTTCAGATGCTTCTCGCATCCTGCGCGGCGTTCGCTCTCGCCCTTTCGCTTTCGACCGACCTCACGGGGGTGATTTTCGGAGCCGTTATTCTCGTGTATGCATTTCTCGCAGCGATACTCGCCGGGTTCACGGTGCCGCTGTTCATCGCGGGGAGGACGCCCACCGACAGGTGAAAGCCCCCTATCTAATCTCGAACCCCTGCGCCACCCCCTTCGAAGCGCTTAATTGGCCACCTTCCGAACCGTCGGGTATGAAGCGGCTCATCATCCACGGGAACCCCGGCATTCGCAAGAACGCCATCATCGAATACGACGACGAAGAGCAGGTCGCCTTTTCGGTCACCCGACAGGGCGACTGGCACGGCCCGGACGAACCCCAACTCTGGTGCGTCATCGGAACGGAGGACGAGCGCGAAGATTTCGAGCGGCGAAACTACGTTCCCCATTGGCTCGACACGGAAGCCATCGACGCCGACTCGGTCGAAATCGTCAAGCACGCCGACGAACTCGCAGTCTAACGCGAAGCGGCGTTTCTCTCAGGTTCTTCTCGTTTCTCCGCAGCTGTCCATTCAGTAGTTTCAATTCTCAACTCACGTCGCGGACGAGGTGCAAATCGAATCGCGTTCGCGCCACTCGTGGTCGATGTCTTCCATCAACAGCGCGTGGTCGAACGCCACGGCCTCGTCCGGGAACTCCTCGAAGTAACTCGACGTCACCGAATCGACTGCCAGTGGCGACACTTCCCACTCAAACGTGTGCAGTTCGATACCCTCGTATTCGTCCTCGGTGGCGTCGCTCGGCGAGTAGCCGAGCGACCCCTGTTCGAAGAACGCGGACGATTCGGCGACCGAATCGAACACCGAATCGGTCGGAAGCGAATCAGTTGGTTCACCCGTGACGTCGACGCGGACGCTTTTGTCGTCGCTCACCATTCGAACGTCGTATCGGTCTACGCTTTCGCTCTGTCCCGTACTTTCTCTCTGTCCCGCAGTTTCGTCTACATCGAACCGTGCTTCATGGTAGTCGCCCGCGAACAACGTTCCGCCGAGGAGCGTGTTGAATCGGGAGTTCGTATCCCGGCGAGGGACGTACACACCCGTCTTGCGCTCGCCGTCGTCGTTCCACTCGACCGCGATTCGGTGTGCGGCGTTTTCCGACGCGGTGCCGAAACACGCCGGAACCCGATTGGGGCGCTCGTTTCGCAGTCGAATCAGGCAGATGCCGCCGACGGCATATCCATCGACGGTTTGCGGGCGGAATGGGTCGGGAGTACGTCCGCCACGATGTCCGGTTCGACGCGATAGTTGACCAAAATCCGTCGGTCGATGACGCCGCGGACTGTCGGGAGCATGTGAATAAATTGCCAATCGAGTCGGAAAAAAGGCGCGGTGAGAAACAGACCTGCGTAGAAGCGACCTCCGTGCTACTCTCCTGTCTGGTTCTGAAATCGTATTTCTGCCGTCGAACTGTTTTCATTCGTACATTCATGAAAGATGTGCCGGTTCAAAAATGAACGGACGGGCAATAGTATGGGGAAAGCCCTGAATGAAGTCCATCCGATTTCGGCCTGAAATCGAAAGGAGTGGCTTTCTTAACTGGGCCGGTCGTAGACTCAATCATGACAGGTGTTCGGATTGCGGGAGTCGGGTTGACTCATTTCGGGAAGCATCCCGAGCGAACGGGGAGAGATCTCTTCGCCGAAGCGAGCGAGCGCGCGTTCGCGGACAGCGGCGTCTCCCACGACGACATCGAATCACTCTACTACGGCAATTTTATGGGTGAACTGGCCGAGCATCAGGGCCACCAAGGGCCGCTAATGGCCGAGGCAGCGGGGATTCGTGCACCTGCCACGCGCTACGAAAGTGCGTGTGCATCCAGCGGGGTTGCGATTCGGCAGGCCGTGAAAGACGTTCGAAACGGCGAAGCAGACGCCATCCTCGTCGGCGGGGCGGAGCGGATGAACAACCTCGGAACCGCGGGAACGACGGAAGCACTCGCCATCGCGGCGGACGACCTCTACGAGGTTCGGGCCGGAATCACGTTCCCCGGTGCCTACGCGCTGATGGCCCGCGCCTACTTCGAGCAGTACGGTGGTTCCAAGGAGGATTTGGCCCACATCGCGGTCAAAAACCACGACCACGCGCTGCCGAACGACCACGCCCAGTTCCAGAAGGAAATCAGCGTCGAACAGGCGCTCGACGCGCCGATGATTGCGGAACCGCTCGGCCTGTTCGACGCCTGTCCGATTACGGACGGTGCGTCCGCGGCCGTCCTCGTCAGCGACGAATACGCCGAAGAACACGGCCTCGACGCACCGGTTTCTATCACGGGAACCGGACAGGGCGGCGACCGAATGGCGCTCCAAGGGAGGAAACACCTTGCGCGCTCGCCCGCCGCGGAAGAGGCCGCAGAGGAAGCCTACGCCGAGGCGGGCATCGACGCGGGCGACGTTGACGTGGCCGAAGTTCACGACTGTTTCACCATCGCAGAAGTACTCGCGCTCGAAGCGCTCGACTTCTACGCCCCCGGCGAGGGAATCGGCGCGGCCCGACGCGGCGAAACGACCCGCGACGGCGACTGTCCGGTCAACCTCTCCGGCGGCCTGAAGGCGAAGGGTCACCCGGTCGGTGCGACCGGAACGAGCCAACTGGTCGAGATGACGCGAATCCTGCGCGGCGACCACCCGAACAGCGATGCCGTGCCGGACGCGAAAACCGGCGTGGCGCACAACGCGGGTGGAACGGTTGCCAGTGCGACCGTTCACGTCTTGGAGGTGAATGAGTGATGAGCGACCACGGAAATACGGGCTACGACGAATGGCTGGACGCGATTGCCGAAGGGAACGCCTACTACCTCGAATGCGGAAACGGCCACGGGTCGCTCCCACCGCGCCGAATCTGTCCCGAGTGCGGAGAGGGTGACCTCGAAGAAATCCCGCTTCCGGAAACCGGAACCGTCGAAACCTACACTGTGGTTCACGTTCCGGCACCGTCGTTCGCGGACGACGCGCCGTACACCACCGCAGTCGTGGATTTCGGCCCGGTTCGACTGACCGGCGTGACAGAGGACGGCGTGGAAGTCGGGACGGACGTTTCGGCGAAAATCAGTGAATCGGAGACGACCGGCGACCGACTACTGCGGTTCGAGCGGCGCTAGTTCGTCGAACAGCACGTCCAAGAACGGGCCGGGATGTTCGACGTGCGGAAGCAGTCGCGCCTCGTCGAAGACGATGAGGCGCGTATCTCCTTCATCCGCGAGTTGTTCGCCGTAGTCGAGCGGCGTGACTTTCGCGTCTCGACCCCAGACCAACGATACCGGAACATCTACCTGCGCGAGTTCCTCGCCGAGGTCGGCGTCGGGATTCAGATGCCCTGACACGAACGACGCGGGCGCAAATCTCGCACCGGGTTGGTGGGCGGTCTGCCACTCGAACTCCACGTCTTTCTCGGTGTACGACGCTTCGCTGAAGTAGCCGTCGCGCTCGTTGAACCGGCGAATCGACCGCTTGCTGGCGAGGGCGTTGAACAGCGCGGTGCCGACCAGCGGCGAGCGCAGGAGCATCCGGAGCCACCCTCGCTGCGGCCCGGTGTTAGCGGTGGGGCAGATGAGTTCCAACCGCGAGAACGTGTCCGTCTCGTTCTGGACGATAGTCGCGTAGGAACCCGAAATCGATGACGCGAGACAGATTCCGTCGTCGGTCATGTCTTTTGCGAAATCGGTGACGAACGAGATGTAAAGCGATGCCGAGTAATCTACCGGCGGGCGCGAGGAACGACCGAATCCCGGCAAATCGGGCGCGATGACGTGGTACTGCGTGGCGAGTTGCTGGAAAATCTGTTCGAACTCCTTGTTCGTCGCGGCGGCGTGCAGACCGTGCAGGAGCAGTACATCCGGGTTGTCCGGGTCGCCCGCCTCGGTATAGGTGATGTCGAATCCCTTCCAGCGATAGGTTCCCTGATAGCCCTCCAACGGCGGTTCCAGTGGTTCGGCGCGCTGTGATAGCGTCTTGTTGAC encodes:
- a CDS encoding DUF2071 domain-containing protein; its protein translation is MAIYSHAPDSPRRHRPTDFGQLSRRTGHRGGRTPDPFRPQTVDGYAVGGICLIRLRNERPNRVPACFGTASENAAHRIAVEWNDDGERKTGVYVPRRDTNSRFNTLLGGTLFAGDYHEARFDVDETAGQRESTGQSESVDRYDVRMVSDDKSVRVDVTGEPTDSLPTDSVFDSVAESSAFFEQGSLGYSPSDATEDEYEGIELHTFEWEVSPLAVDSVTSSYFEEFPDEAVAFDHALLMEDIDHEWRERDSICTSSAT
- a CDS encoding thiolase domain-containing protein → MTGVRIAGVGLTHFGKHPERTGRDLFAEASERAFADSGVSHDDIESLYYGNFMGELAEHQGHQGPLMAEAAGIRAPATRYESACASSGVAIRQAVKDVRNGEADAILVGGAERMNNLGTAGTTEALAIAADDLYEVRAGITFPGAYALMARAYFEQYGGSKEDLAHIAVKNHDHALPNDHAQFQKEISVEQALDAPMIAEPLGLFDACPITDGASAAVLVSDEYAEEHGLDAPVSITGTGQGGDRMALQGRKHLARSPAAEEAAEEAYAEAGIDAGDVDVAEVHDCFTIAEVLALEALDFYAPGEGIGAARRGETTRDGDCPVNLSGGLKAKGHPVGATGTSQLVEMTRILRGDHPNSDAVPDAKTGVAHNAGGTVASATVHVLEVNE
- a CDS encoding Zn-ribbon domain-containing OB-fold protein yields the protein MSDHGNTGYDEWLDAIAEGNAYYLECGNGHGSLPPRRICPECGEGDLEEIPLPETGTVETYTVVHVPAPSFADDAPYTTAVVDFGPVRLTGVTEDGVEVGTDVSAKISESETTGDRLLRFERR
- a CDS encoding HAH_0734 family protein; translated protein: MKRLIIHGNPGIRKNAIIEYDDEEQVAFSVTRQGDWHGPDEPQLWCVIGTEDEREDFERRNYVPHWLDTEAIDADSVEIVKHADELAV
- a CDS encoding alpha/beta fold hydrolase; translation: MKLSRLAAGAAGGIGLAAFVNKTLSQRAEPLEPPLEGYQGTYRWKGFDITYTEAGDPDNPDVLLLHGLHAAATNKEFEQIFQQLATQYHVIAPDLPGFGRSSRPPVDYSASLYISFVTDFAKDMTDDGICLASSISGSYATIVQNETDTFSRLELICPTANTGPQRGWLRMLLRSPLVGTALFNALASKRSIRRFNERDGYFSEASYTEKDVEFEWQTAHQPGARFAPASFVSGHLNPDADLGEELAQVDVPVSLVWGRDAKVTPLDYGEQLADEGDTRLIVFDEARLLPHVEHPGPFLDVLFDELAPLEPQ